TCCTAAACACAGCGGCTGTATGCTGGTATAAACGGGAAGGGTTTGACGAATCGGTCGGGGTGCGAGCGGGATAATCCTTCAGCAGGCTGCTGCGTGCTGCGGCTACGCCCCTCACGAAGCCCCGCCCACCTGGCAAAAACCTACACACTGGCATGACTCGGTGCTGCAAACAAAAAAAGAGGCTGCAAGCAAGACGCGTGTTTGAAGAATCGGGCCGTGCAGTCAGCGGAGCAGTTtcgtaaataaaatatatatgttcAAGAGTATAACATTACGCTTACAACTGTTCAGTACTAGCTGAATAAGGCTATGACTAGAGCTAATGTTAACACTCAAATCGCACTACTGCTGCTGATGGAAAAAATGCGCCTGCTCTGCTAAAGAAACATCCGAACTAGTGAATGTATGCGACTCCTACCGCCTGGCAGTAATGTACCCGGAAGTGTTGCGGCGGCCATTTTACTACACCCACCGTTGACGACACACTAGCCGACTGAGTGGTCATGTTCATATGCTGagtaaagtgttatataaatttaaataaaactttCTCCTTGTTCAGACATTTTGGTACTGGTTTCTGTAACTTTGTTCTACGCGAAAATGCAACTTAGACAGGTCATAGCGCTTTCTAATTTCCTGGCCCACATTCAGATTTACTGGTCCACACTGTAGCATTCAGTGGCCACCTTTCAAAAGTAGCTCAAAAATGATCCCTTCTCATTGCACACAGCACACGAGCATGTTCATGGAAGAACAACAACTTTACACTCAAACCATTTGTTACAAGTTTCTGCAATTTTGTTCTAGGCAAAAATGGAATTGGACAGGTCCTTTCAAATTTATTGGTCCCCACTGTAATGTTCACTGACCACCTTTCAAAAGTAGCTCAAAAATTATTATTCTTACGGTACACAGCCCACAAGCATGTTCATGAAATAAATGAAGAACAAAAACTTTACATTCAATCCGTTTGTTACTGGATTCTGCAACTTTGTTCTAGGCAAAAATGCAACTTGGACAGGTCATAGTGCGGTCAAATGTACTGGCCCACATTCCTATTTACTGGTCCCCACTGTAACATTTACCAGCCAACTTTTAAAATTAGCTCAAAAATAATTTATTCTCACTGCACACAGCATGTTCATGGAATAAatggaagaagaaaaacaaaaactttaatGACCTGTGGAGTTCTTAAAAGCCACAATGGTTGGATTCTGAACTCTCTTTCAAAACAGCCAGATTACACTATGAACACAAACTGAATAAGAAATTGTTTTCTTTGATGAGGAGATGCAAAATCATTCATACTGTAATCATACAGTAGTTAATCAAATTTGGCCACAGAAAACAGGTGTGCAGGGTTTATACGTATATGGAAGTGGTGACACCCTTATTCCACACATTTTTGATGTGACATATGCATTTGtgtctttgttttaatttaaagTTATTTCCAGCATGTTATCCAGTTACACATTTACTTTATCAGTTTGTGTGATACATTACTCTACAAAACTGTTTCATCCAATTTACATCTTAAAAGGAAGCCTTTTTGTAAAGCTTACAAAGAAGAAACTTGTGATATTTGAGCTGAAAACCCATTGACTGACCAATTTTGCATCTTTTTTGTGATTATTGACATTTGTTGTAGACTCACACATATCTACGAGGGCAAGCGAGCAGGGTAAGCAGTGGATTCATGGAGCTGCAGCGTCCTGATGGCAAATAAAGCCACTGTTGCTTGTATGCAAAAATGGTTTTGAATTTGACTGTGACACCTCAATGATTCATCTTGTAAACAGTGTCCTGATCTCCACACAGACAGGTACATATTTACACCTGGTGAACCTGCACACTTCAAATAAATCCTCGTGCACAAAAACACATTATCTGTAATtgttatttagattttttttttggggggggggggggggggggataagcaCTTTGCCTCCAAGAACATTGTGTATTTACAACATGTTTAGTAGACTTATTCCAGTACTAATTTCACGTTATACATtataaaaccagctgatttcaaagcTCTGTCATACATTTTTTGAGAAAAACATCAGTTTTAGAGAGTTTTGTCATCTTCAAATGGtgtatggatatatatatatatatatatatatatatatatatatatatatatatatatatatattgcaccaTAGGCTgctgttgaaaaaaaaattaaaaaggtgatTCACACCCCACCCTCAAAAATACTTATATAACCTGCAATTTGTGCAGTGATTCCCACAAACCACATGGAAATGGGTCACAGGGCTgcacttttttttcttgcatCCTGTGTAGCCTCTAACATTTCTAATCCTTTCAGAAATGATCAGGCGTTTTCAAATGGAAACATCACCAGGAGCAACAGATCCGCAGAACAGCAGATAGGATTATGCGAGCTATTGTTATAAAGTCTGCCGAGGTCCACCAAGAGCCACGGTTGCTATGTTTAGGTTGAAATATGATCCAGGAGTTTctaagacaacaggacaaaagttTTAACAATGTTTGTTTTACCTCCACGTGCTGCTGACAGACCTGAATTCTCCTGTGTAAGAACAAGATGGATATTTCATATCTGCAATGCCAGTATCTCATACATATTGGCTTTTCTAATTCCAGTAAATATGCACTGGCGATTGTGTTGGCTGTCACTTTAATTATTAAATGGAGTGAAATTAAAAGTACACTGCTTGTCACTTGATAAATACCTTTTTTAATACTTAATTTttcattaataatttatttggcAATAGATTATTTGAGAACAAAAATATACCTTTAATTTACAAGCATTTTAAGAACCAAAAAATTCTGACTTTTTGAAAACAGGCATGTTACACCAACATAGACTGAACACAATACTCATCCTGCTgtcttcagacagctttcagactGCTAGAAGAATTCATCTATCCTTCATTAATGCCGTGTACCTGCAATATTTTAGAGTCTGTAGCATTCAGAGCTCTCAAAAGTCTGGATCACAGCTCTGATGCTCAGTCAAAGTAGTCCTCGATGTCAACATCAGGATTGAGCAGATCCTCTCCATACCGAGTCAAATCCATCTGATTGAGGATCAGGTTCTCAAAGGTCTCCTCGAGGTCCGTCTCACCAATTAGCACAGCTCCCACCATCCTCCCTCCGCTGAGAACAACCTGGTACAAAAACCCAACTGTCATGGCCAtaaacacagctgtttcaacAGTGGTGGAAAAACCATTTACACTTATGTTTACAATTACAAAAACTGAATAATTACCCCCATTGAAGAAGTTATGTAATTACCAGGAtctgtttttttaaatgtttgtcagggttaaggcccagtcacacggcacttaacgaagggtgacgaggccctgacgaaacaagaaatctggactttcgttgactgtcgttgacatcgtttaaccttcacgcagcctcgttcctgcagctggcgctacgtcaggatttttaaactgttgaaaaatttgaacgaagggcaacgaaacctcaattcgtctgtctcgttttgctgtcgttcttgacgttttttaatcgtttgtttagtttttccgttattgtttaatttgacttcgttggagcagctgaacgttttcacacagcacAGAAGCCGGTttctgagcgctgaggctgctgctgcttcatgtaccgtcggaaattacagggcaaactcagcctgcttgcttggatttttttttatctgtgtgggggggcagcttcaatgggctcaggcaccttacataggccagaattaatcttttgtgtggatataattaattattttgccacaagcaactgttgaatttgaaacaacaaaaaatcagtgatcagctggtggaataaccgcacgagtcaatgcgcgcgttcacacgcactgattaattactGCTGtggtatattcaatcatctttacacttatatttatatttattctcccttttgacagttttctgttataaataaataaatatatatatatatatggcttagaacataatacagtgatacagcagggaccacagcacactttgttaatttcctctttcgtcccttttgcgctcttgcttcgcagactgttcggtgataaaagctcttttgtccaccttttctcaatgaattgtgatgttttttactttttccctttgttcaggaatcgtcgtgtgacgtgtgactgggccattacacaAGAACTAATCAACAGATTTGGATGAAACTTGGTAAAGGGGTCCAAGAAGGAAGACATAAGCCCCATGTAGGCCCTGACGCCTGATGGTGTTGGTACCATGAAGCAGATGACAGTCTACAACTCTGACTCGGGTCATTTCCCCAAAAAAGGCCAGTACccagttacagctgggtggactgacaccACGTGGGTTAAGCGTCTTGTTTAAGGACACAGACTGTGTCTACACATTCGGAGCTCAGCTCCTTAGCCACTGAGCTACCTGGGCCGAGGAAGACCCCATTAACTCTTGGCGTGAATTGGGATCAAGGGGCGGATCCCAACTTTGATCCTTGATTCTAACTTTGGAGCAGGATCCCAGTTCAGCAATTTGGATTAAAGTTCAGTAATAAGGATTAAGGAGTGAGAACATCAACATCAAAGATGAGCAATCAAGAACAAAAATCAGGATCACTGGGCAGCAATCACAAACACAGGTGAGCGATCAGAATAAACGTCACAATCGTGATCAACATAGTCTTTTCATAGATATACTGTGCACCAGATCCAGATAATGATCTGGAACTAGTAGACAAAAACATACTTCCTGATGGGGTGGGCTACTAAAGAGGACTAAGGACTAGAATTTAGTCCTTAATCTTAGTCCTTAATTTAGTCCTTGATCTTGAATTAAAGGTGACAGCAGGGACATAATCAAAGTGTCCTTATTATAAAATGGGTTATTACTTTCACAGATGGAAGCAATTCCAAAAGGTGTCACCAACTTTTATCAAAGTGTTACCACCACTCCCTGTTCATAAAGACGTATTAACACCGGGTGTATTTACAACACATGGTTTTCACCGTTACCTTGACATACTCCTGTCCTTTGGTACAACGCACCAGCAGCTGATGGTCTGACCCCAAGCCTTGCCCATTGAACTTACCCAACAGAACCACCTGTGAAAGACAGGAATTTATTCAAATTAACTCAAAGAGCAGAACAAAATGAGGAAGAGGCTAAAAATACAACATAAAGAAATAGAATTCTGTTTAGCGCAGTAGATGATTAACACGTTGGTTGTGATTTATGCATCTTTTCTAAAGAGCAGTAAAACGTTGCATACCTTGAAGTTGAAGAATCTGGTAATATGGGAGAAGAGCTCGAAGCAGAAGTCCAACTCAATTGGTTCTGACAGAGTGTGTGCCGCCATGCAGCGGGCGGCATACCAGCCCATCTGACGGGCCTGGGTCCACAAACGCATCTGCATCAAAACACACATTGAAACGGCAGTCTGAACACAAAGTGAACATCTAAATTGAGGCAGTACTTACTGCAGGAGTGTTGCACTTCTCTTCACAGTGAAAGTCATATGGTTTTCACACATGTATTTTCAGTGCGGTTCTTTTAAATCACCTCAAAACATCAAAGCAGCAAATGGCACTATCCATATTTTGTcactttgttgtgaattggccaCAGACTCCTCCACTTTTAAAGGGTTAATACACAAACCTGAGTGCCTAACACCATTAAAGTCATATTGGGTCATTTGCTCCATAGGGGTTACCCATGGTGTCAGTATCAAGTGTCTCCCATGTATTGTTATTGAGTTATAGTGTTCAAAAAATGTGTCAACTTACATACAGATGCCAACATGAAAAAATAGCACACTACGGGACATAAAACTAAAGCAGGTGTCAGGATTCAGATGATTTAAAATAtgaaagccagataatttttttcaaatagtttaaaaaaaaatagtcctaATGAACTACTTCATCCACTTTTTACaactaacgtttttttttttggcaccttATGGAGGAATCAAATCACATTCAAATTGTGATAACTGATTAATCATTTTGagtaattttaaaaatgcaaacactataatttcagcttcttaaatgtgaatgttttacagtttaattgCTTCTCTCTGGGAGAAATCTGAATACCTTTAGGTTGTGGACAAAGctagacatttgaaggcatcattttGACCTCTGAGAAAACACTGATGAACACTTGttaccattttctgacattttatggaccttcttgattaatcaagaaaataaatGCTCGATGAATCCTACCTATGTATGATAGTTACTATAGTGTTATTTCTGATTGGCTACCTGCTGCCAAAATGGGCTGTGCTCCCAGCATGCAGTGCACACATCTCCTGCAGCATAGACATTTGGTTCTGACGTCATCATCTGGTCATCTACTTGCAGGCCTCCATCATCTGCCAGCACAAACTAAACACACACAATCAAATGTTAATGATGACTTGTTCAGGACCGATACCATTAAAACTTTACAGCTGATGAAGGAGGTCTACTGGATGAGCGGCTTTAAATTCAAACTCTGTGCTATCTCACTGTCCTGTACTGTGAAGGTCAAAATCAGGAGTGTTATACTGGGCCCTCGACCTTCATAAGCTTGCTCAAGGTTCTCAAATTACTCCCTCAATGTTCCGGCTCAGTGGACAGTCTGACAGACGGTGTCAGTGCAGCACTCGACTGCACCTGTCATGATTAAGACCACGTTGTCACCTTCAAAATGAAATGCCATGGCTCTCTGTGGATTTGTGAGGTCTTAGGTGTAGATGCAGAATTTTGGAGAGCACGTGGCGCCACTCAAGGCTGGAGGTTTTTTGGTTGACGATAAAAATGTTTGCACATCTTGATGAGAAGTGATAGATACTCAGCAGCTGAGTTGGGCGACGATACTACGGTGGACGCTGCTTTCAGTTACATTGAGTCGACTTACATTGTTGCCATGGAGAAATGGCTCTGTGTTTGGAACCACGCCGGTAGCGCTGATGATGAAGTCACAGCCAAATGTCTTGCCGTTGGTCAGCTGGATGTAGACCGGCCATGATTCTACAGAGGGAAGAAGCAGCTGAGAAATCAACAGCTAACAGTCGAATATGAGCGGTGAATTCGGTTCTCACCTTTCTCAGATCTGAGCGTGTGCTGTGGTGACCTGAGCAGCTCCTCTGAGGTGAAGATCTTTTCTACTTGGCACTGGTATTCTACTGAAACTCTATGGGACACCTGACACCGCAGTAACACGGAGAAGAAAGTCAGGTACAAATTAACCACGGCAGGAATAACATGCAATTTCCATCTTTTTTTGCAAGTGTGTACAGCAGCATAAAACTTCACATGTCAACTTACCTGTTCGGCTCCACGCAGAAGTATTCCTTCATGCCAGTCTGGACCAAGAGCGCTGCCAGGTTCTGAAGAACCAGAACTATTTCCTCGCTGGATTTTATCTAGGAATAAACATCCGCATGTGTGAGTGCTGCCAAGCGTTTGCTCGTCTTAAAGCAAGAGCCAAATGTTGCAACTGAGACAGTTCCCACAGTGTCAGAAAAGATATTCACTTGGTACACTTTGTGTTATCTGAGTCTGGACCTGCGGTGAATGTCTGGCATGTTCCTCCCTCCACTTCTTCTGTGGTGTAGCGAGGCCTCTTACGAGGGCCGGCTCTCTCCAGTTTGGGAGCCTCCAATGACGGGATGAAGAACTGTGCCGCTCCGGCGTCAAAGAAGGTGTTTCCAATGGCCTTGTCCTTCACAGCCCAGATTACCTCACAGCCCTCCACCTCGTACCTAACATACAGCAACACTTTCACAAATCACTGaccattttttgaaaaaatacccAAATTAACAAACTAGTTAACCCCTATACAAATAATTGACATATACGATGCATTTAGAAAAACAACTAAAGTTTAGCAGTATCCCTGTGAAGACATCACATCTTCATACGGTGTGCTACTATTGTAGCATTAACAAGGTCAACAAGGTCAAGATGTCAGGCCGGAATTACTTTCCTTCATGCAGATCTTCATATGATGCTTTACTGTTGTGTGAATGATTTAGGAGAAGTTGCGCCTTCAAGATCCAGGAAAGACAGAAGCTCAGACAGGGTGATACCTATACTGTATAATCCCCCTACAATTGAGCTGAGAGGTTCTTTGACTGCAGAATTTAATGCTTAGTcataaaaaacatttccatttatATTAGAATTATCTGCTtgcaaaaaataaacagacaACTGTCTCTTTTTTTAATCTAACATTTCTGTTTCTCCATTTTGATAACAGCAGACTCACACCAACTCCAAGGCAATCCCTCCATTTCCAACGACAACGATTCTCTTTGCTGTGGATAACCGCTTCTGAAATTCCTGAAAAACACAAAGTGGGAAAGCCTGACTGTGTTTTTCTGTCGTGTCAGGTGAACGTTATGTTTCATGGTGGCTGCTATATCTAAAAATGATCTCAAAAGCACACTAACAGTGATACCAGCCCTCCAGCATCTGCATTACCAGTCAAACTGAACAAACTGGTTCCTCTCACCAACCTTTTTTTTCCACGTTTCACAAAAAATGGTTCTTTCCTCTACTCGAGTCTCTGAGCCAACCTCAACCTTGTTCAAGGTCTTTGCAAAGTGTAATCTACAGTAGTGCATTTCATCCTGACCCACAAATGCCTTGCCAAGATTTCACATGCACAAGGTTTCAGAGTCTCTGCCCCATGCTGGCCAAAATTAGAATTGAAGCACACCCAATGTCAAAcatgtctctgggttttttttgggggggggggcgcgtTACCAGCCGACAGGCTGCTATGTCGTTATGTCGTGACGCGGCGTTTTTGTAGTCATCCGTTTATTGCAACATTTCAGAAACTGTCTAACTTTTTTGTCTAATTTGGCAAGGGCGTAATATGGGTCACTGACATTGTTCCCATATAAAAATCACATTCATAGATtcgttcatttggaaatggcggGCATTTTTATGttgaaaatagccattttgaggacttaaaggcaattttctcaaatactaatacttttttctaatttgtcaagggcCTATGTAATAtggactgttgacatcacatcaaaaaattatagtcatagattcattcattttgaaatggcggccattttatGCTGAAAACAGCCAATTTGGGTATTTTGGACCCAATTTTTGAATAAACTGTCTGATAATTTTTCATTTAATTTGACAAGAgcacaatattggtcattgacattgttcccgtcCCAAAATTACTTGCATAGATTCACTCATTTGAAAATGGCGGACAATTTTATGCCCAAAAcagccaatttgggtatttggacccaattttctcaaaaactgtcagaTAACGTTTTCTAATTTCTCCAGGGTGTAATACGGGTTGTTGACATATTTCACGTCAAAAAATTATAGTCATAGATTCTTCAATTGGAAACGGCAGCCATTTTATGCCGAAAACAGacaatttgggtatttggactCAATTTTTGAAGAAACTGTCTGataatttttcttttaatttaacaagagCACAgtattggtcattgacattgtttccATCCCAAAAGTATTTGCGTAGatttgttcatttggaaatggcggccatttttatgcctaaaacagccaatttgggtatttggactcaattttctcaaaaactgtcctataacttttcttttaatttaccaaGAGTATAATATTGGTCATTCACACTGTTCCCATCCCAAAATTATTTGTGTAGatttgttcatttggaaatggtggccatttttatgccaaaaatggccatttttccttgggctttaattgagccggtaacccacagggcccttggACTCTAGTTTTCTTGTGATGTGAACATGTGCACCAAGTTTGACCTTCAAATATGAAGTCTTTGTGAAGATACCATGTAGACAGGCTCTGCAGTGCAATGATTGATTAATGAGGTGAGCTTGTGTAACATGTTTCCACATGATACATGGTGTTGTTATCAAGATACTGCATGCAGTTTAGCCACATGATAAAGCATCAAGCTAAAAGTTTGTAA
The window above is part of the Thalassophryne amazonica chromosome 22, fThaAma1.1, whole genome shotgun sequence genome. Proteins encoded here:
- the pyroxd1 gene encoding pyridine nucleotide-disulfide oxidoreductase domain-containing protein 1, whose product is MTDIKNKTFKFVVVGGGIAGVTCVEQLSSQFPSADVALITAGLHIKTVTNYRQVSKTLEEFDVEERPLSVLEQKFPKLTVIHSAVKALHSQLRSVQTVDGMEFGYEKLCICSGARPKLLTQDNPCILGIRDTDSAQEFQKRLSTAKRIVVVGNGGIALELVYEVEGCEVIWAVKDKAIGNTFFDAGAAQFFIPSLEAPKLERAGPRKRPRYTTEEVEGGTCQTFTADKIQRGNSSGSSEPGSALGPDWHEGILLRGAEQVSHRVSVEYQCQVEKIFTSEELLRSPQHTLRSEKESWPVYIQLTNGKTFGCDFIISATGVVPNTEPFLHGNNFVLADDGGLQVDDQMMTSEPNVYAAGDVCTACWEHSPFWQQMRLWTQARQMGWYAARCMAAHTLSEPIELDFCFELFSHITRFFNFKVVLLGKFNGQGLGSDHQLLVRCTKGQEYVKVVLSGGRMVGAVLIGETDLEETFENLILNQMDLTRYGEDLLNPDVDIEDYFD